One Styela clava chromosome 4, kaStyClav1.hap1.2, whole genome shotgun sequence genomic window, TCACTCGGTTGTTTTGGTGACGCAGACAAAATGAGTTTCTTCTCACCCACCTTGTTGTGACCCCACGAGAAAAATTACATCATCAGCTTATTGAAGCACATGTCAGGTTTATTTACGATGCATGATTGGTAACAGACTTCAGAGAAAACGCCATTATATTTGACTGAGTATGTCAtactaaaatgaaatttttacatTGTGTTCATTGTCCGCTTTTTCCTGAATCAATATTGCACATTGTCGATGTCAACACGTGAATTAATTGTAAATTCTTCATATGGAAGGTCATTccatttatttacaaatatacaaGCACACGTATTcgtaattaaatatttcaaatatgtcAAAGTATACTAGACCTTTAACGAGCTTGAGCGAGCTATTTCTGTTCCTGTATATCACGTAAAGACCTATAGTCCTATAGCGCTAAAGTTTGCATACTCGAGTGAACTGCatgattgaaaaaatgaatgtctatatttgctttcattttagGTTTTGTTCTATTTCAGTTACATATTCAAAATGATCTAATTCATCAAATTCAAAGTAACGAATTATATTCgtattattgtatatttttatgaaataaaacgCTATGGACGTTAGACAAACAACTATATTACCATTAAGTGGGTTTCTAGGTTCCATCGGTTCAAAATACTGTAGTctgatatatattaattaacCATTTGTTTATCACTCGAAGAAATGCGCTAACGATCTAAATTCTAAATGAAGGATGGAAAGCTGTAAACATGTACCGACAGCAAAACATCGATCTCACAACAGCATGATGTCAGCATTTAGTTAACGCAACCAATGACGACTAAAAAATTGCGCAGTCATTTTGTCTCATAAATACAGTGCTCTCCCAGATAAATGCTAACTCGATAAAACAGCCCAGTGTCTACTCATAAAGTTTTACATGGGCATCAGCCAAGAAGACAATGAAAATTGATCAGAAGAGAGAACAACTGGCGCCATGTATTGATGCCGAATTCAGTGATTTCCTGAAATATATGATGTACGAAAATAATGAACCGATTCTTTGGTTATTCGGTTACGGTTCTTTAATTTGGCTTCCGAATTTTGAATACGCCAAGTCTGAGATGGGGTTCGTTGAAGGATTTGCTATTCGCTTCTGGCAGGGAAATACTACACACCGTGGAACTCCGGAATCAGTAGGTTCAACATACATGTATAAGATTAGTACTTGCACAAGATCATATTTAAACTGAACTCTGAATATATTTCACATTAAACCACTGCTATCCCAGATATGCAGCAAAGTTGAAGTACATTTTATAGAgcatatttataatatattaatcggaaatgaaaacaaaaataaccaGATTTACAATAAGCAAAATTCCAAGATCATTCCCAGAGGAAGCAAACGTTTTTATCATTTTTCGGGTGAATAAATGAACTTGTTATACTGTTACttagtaaaataataaaattttgctgATTTCAATGAACTCCTTTCAAACAAACCTTAGCAATTAGTGTCATGAAGCCTATacgttttcattattttcagcCTGGCAGGGTGCCCACGCTTATTGAAGACAGAAAACCAGCTACCTGGGGAAGATCGTTTCAACTTCGTGGAAGAAAGCAAATAAATGAGGCTCTCAAACATTTGTGCACTCGCGAAATGAAACTTGGTGGATATAAATACGAATGCATGGATTTTCACGTTCGTGGTTCCAAAGACAACGAAATTATTCAAGCCGTTACCTTCATCGCCACCCCAGATAACGATCTATATCTCGGACCAGCTTCCATCGATGAAATCGCCGAAACTATTGTACACTCCGAAGGAAAGAGTGGatcaaatttagaatatttattCCGTCTAATAGACAGTTTACGCGAATTCCTCCCGGGAATCATTGATGAGCATTTATGGAATCTCGAAGACGCATGTCATATCTTACTCCATGTTAAACAAATTGAGTATTCTTATGAAGAACTTGATAATCGGAACTTaaagaataaatttttattcaaatatatgctAAGCAAGAGcgcaaaacacaatttttttttattggttgaCTAAATTTCATAATTACATCTGCTTTTGAAATCATGAGCGAAAATATACAGTCGGTTAAATGCTAAAGACAGTTGTAttgaattttgtaatatttatgcAAAGACGTATAACCTGGATAATATAGACTCTTCGAATGCgaaagaatatgaaattatgaatgttatacaaatatattgtttatgtaCCTTGTTACTATAATGTGATATCCATAAAATCAGTCATATAAATTTAGTTGTTTTCGAATATCGTTCTTgaatctttattttttcaaataccgCCATAAATAAAAGTTCCTACGTTTCTGAATATTGTCTTACTTACTTAACCTGTGGACGTTTGTTCGACCCTTGGCCCCAGAAAAAGACTCCCTGTACTCTACTATAGCTATAAAATTTTTGATacttattttgagagtgttttgaaGAGTGGGCGCTCATAAACTAGTTAACATGTTCAAAAATacagtttttgttaaaaactaTTCAACCACGTGCCACTTATAGGTAACTGATAGCTAACTTCAGTCTATAGTACATCGCAGCTTCTTCggaactaatttttgattattgcaaataaaataaagCTCCCCGATGGccataatgaaaattaaaaattatttgatttacaactattttttgaaaaaacatatGAAAACTGACAATTCACCACTGAAAACCGCTAAAACGAGGCAAtatttacaaccatgcttgaatatctgccTGAGCGACTGTTCATATTGCCATCGTTACGTCATCGTTGAcatattgctgattggtcattgttacgcaaataaaaaaggaaatcgGTGCTCGAGAAAACATCCATAGAGCTTATCTTCGAGCGCATTTATCAAACCCGATTCCTTATCTATGTTATAATCTAGATGTGGTATTTGGAAGGAGTTTCAACTATTTATCTGGTTGAAAGAGTTAGGCGGAGGAACATACAACGTGGGGCGTATTACAACGTCGATCGCAATTTATCTATTTTGCCAATTGGCCGCCCATTGGTTAGCAAAATACTATagattgtatttatatatatatatactatattaaATTGTTAACGAGCCTTTGCCTTTGGAACACCGATGTCTTATCGAATATGCAAAATTAGTTGACAAGTCTATTTATTACGCCATATCTTAT contains:
- the LOC120326503 gene encoding glutathione-specific gamma-glutamylcyclotransferase 1-like; this translates as MKIDQKREQLAPCIDAEFSDFLKYMMYENNEPILWLFGYGSLIWLPNFEYAKSEMGFVEGFAIRFWQGNTTHRGTPESPGRVPTLIEDRKPATWGRSFQLRGRKQINEALKHLCTREMKLGGYKYECMDFHVRGSKDNEIIQAVTFIATPDNDLYLGPASIDEIAETIVHSEGKSGSNLEYLFRLIDSLREFLPGIIDEHLWNLEDACHILLHVKQIEYSYEELDNRNLKNKFLFKYMLSKSAKHNFFLLVD